A single window of Candidatus Zixiibacteriota bacterium DNA harbors:
- a CDS encoding response regulator: MATIMIVDDSMMMRRNLKKILVQAGHEVICEASNGNEALAAFKRHQPDLITMDINMPIMDGIEAVKKIREVNPNAAIVMISAHNEQSRVYEAIKSGAKNYIVKPIRSDKVVSVVNEVMTKIREAQNT; encoded by the coding sequence ATGGCGACTATAATGATTGTGGATGATTCCATGATGATGCGCAGGAATCTCAAAAAAATCCTGGTACAGGCCGGTCATGAAGTGATTTGCGAAGCTTCCAATGGCAATGAGGCACTGGCCGCATTCAAGCGTCATCAACCCGATTTGATTACGATGGATATCAATATGCCGATCATGGATGGTATCGAGGCTGTCAAAAAGATCCGCGAAGTCAACCCGAACGCGGCGATCGTGATGATCAGCGCTCACAACGAACAGAGCCGGGTTTACGAAGCGATCAAAAGCGGTGCAAAAAATTACATCGTCAAGCCGATTCGTTCAGATAAAGTCGTGTCAGTTGTCAATGAAGTAATGACCAAGATCAGGGAAGCGCAAAATACGTGA